The proteins below are encoded in one region of Paracoccus methylovorus:
- a CDS encoding portal protein — MAPVLNQQLRKTLDYRRGAMDQEYEYWQAHFRELRDAIQPTRGRFEANERRSDSSINKRILDNTAQMALRTLRAGLMSGVTSPSRPWFRLGLRGSSENEAEFEVKDWLHEVQRRMYEVMRGSNIYRMLDSTYGDLGLYGTAANLVVPDFEDVLRGHSLQVGRFRLGEDGNGRVTALSREIKMPVRGIVETWGLDAVSQSVRHAWDTSDYYQTFTICHMIDKRADGDPKAMQAGGRPWASIYWEKDAPSGQFLQIGGHQVKPLLAPRWEQVEGEAWSASSPGMIALGDARSLQVSQEQKAIAIQKMHNPPMIGGAVQGGMFFKNVPGGFTAMAATDLSTGGIKPAYEVKPDIKGLLLDIQETQRRVEVAFYKDLFQMTALALDGRSQITAREIAERHEEKLMALGPVLESLDHELLQPLIEATFAYMQDADILPEAPDGIVGQPIKVEYISLLAQAQKAIGVGAIERTIGFAGTLAQIKPEVVDMLDGEQMMREFADQVGGPPGILLSPDELREVREARARAAAQEQAMAAAEPMAGAAKLLSEANLNGIDALQRGAAL; from the coding sequence ATGGCCCCCGTTCTCAACCAGCAACTGCGTAAGACTCTGGACTATCGCCGCGGGGCGATGGACCAGGAGTATGAGTATTGGCAGGCGCATTTCCGTGAATTGCGGGATGCGATCCAGCCGACGCGCGGCCGGTTCGAGGCGAATGAGCGACGCAGCGATTCCTCGATCAACAAGCGGATCCTCGACAACACCGCCCAGATGGCGCTGCGCACGCTGCGCGCCGGGCTGATGTCGGGCGTCACCTCGCCGTCACGGCCGTGGTTCCGGCTGGGCCTGCGGGGCTCGTCCGAGAATGAGGCCGAATTCGAGGTTAAGGACTGGCTGCACGAGGTCCAGCGCCGGATGTATGAGGTCATGCGCGGGTCGAACATCTACCGCATGCTCGACAGCACCTATGGCGATCTGGGGCTCTACGGCACGGCGGCAAATCTTGTCGTCCCGGATTTCGAGGATGTTCTGCGCGGCCACAGCCTGCAAGTCGGCCGGTTCCGGCTGGGCGAGGATGGCAATGGCCGGGTGACCGCGTTGTCTCGCGAGATCAAGATGCCGGTGCGAGGCATTGTCGAGACCTGGGGTCTTGATGCTGTGTCCCAATCGGTTCGCCACGCGTGGGACACCAGCGATTATTACCAGACTTTCACCATCTGCCACATGATCGACAAGCGGGCAGACGGGGACCCCAAGGCCATGCAGGCCGGTGGCCGTCCGTGGGCCTCGATCTATTGGGAGAAAGATGCCCCCAGCGGGCAGTTCCTCCAGATCGGTGGACATCAGGTGAAGCCTCTGCTGGCGCCCCGCTGGGAACAGGTCGAGGGCGAGGCGTGGTCTGCATCGTCGCCCGGCATGATCGCCCTCGGGGACGCGCGCTCGCTGCAAGTGTCGCAAGAGCAGAAAGCCATCGCCATCCAGAAGATGCACAACCCGCCGATGATCGGCGGCGCAGTGCAGGGCGGTATGTTCTTCAAGAACGTGCCCGGCGGGTTCACGGCAATGGCGGCGACCGATCTTTCGACCGGTGGGATCAAGCCGGCCTACGAGGTGAAGCCCGATATTAAGGGGCTGCTGCTGGACATTCAGGAGACGCAGCGCCGCGTCGAAGTCGCGTTCTACAAGGACCTGTTCCAGATGACTGCGCTAGCGCTGGATGGGCGCAGCCAGATCACCGCCCGCGAGATTGCCGAACGCCACGAGGAAAAGCTTATGGCTCTGGGGCCGGTGCTGGAAAGCCTGGACCATGAGCTGCTGCAGCCGCTGATCGAGGCAACCTTCGCCTATATGCAGGATGCCGACATTCTGCCCGAGGCCCCCGACGGCATCGTGGGGCAGCCGATCAAGGTGGAATACATCTCGCTGCTGGCTCAGGCGCAGAAGGCCATCGGGGTCGGTGCGATCGAGCGCACCATCGGATTTGCCGGCACGCTGGCGCAGATCAAGCCCGAGGTCGTGGACATGCTCGACGGTGAGCAGATGATGCGCGAATTCGCGGATCAGGTCGGCGGCCCGCCCGGCATTCTGCTGTCGCCTGATGAGCTGCGCGAGGTTCGCGAGGCCAGGGCGCGGGCAGCGGCGCAGGAGCAGGCAATGGCAGCGGCCGAACCGATGGCCGGGGCGGCAAAATTGCTGAGCGAGGCCAACCTGAACGGCATCGACGCCCTGCAACGGGGGGCGGCGCTATGA
- a CDS encoding HEPN domain-containing protein, whose translation MGADDRTSAFGLFNFAHTYWVSAVELDKIRREVSHPDSPVQYLYYHAIELYLKAFLRFSGSSVLDLRSIGHKLVRLYEASVGRGLPDDEETREVCRLVDSNYISARYISAGYYTRATNKALWGVCRTLHDDIEPKVNATQGVTRIRHIPLTE comes from the coding sequence GTGGGTGCCGACGACAGAACGAGCGCATTTGGGCTTTTCAACTTTGCGCATACCTATTGGGTTTCGGCCGTAGAGCTTGATAAAATCAGACGGGAAGTCTCGCACCCAGACAGCCCGGTTCAATATCTCTATTATCACGCTATTGAGCTATATCTGAAAGCATTTTTGCGGTTCTCTGGATCGAGCGTACTCGACCTAAGGAGCATCGGGCACAAGCTTGTTCGGTTATATGAGGCATCTGTTGGCCGAGGTCTGCCGGACGACGAGGAAACGCGCGAGGTTTGTCGCCTGGTCGACAGCAATTACATCTCGGCTCGTTACATTTCTGCGGGATACTACACGCGTGCTACAAACAAGGCGCTCTGGGGCGTTTGCAGAACCCTCCATGACGATATCGAGCCGAAGGTGAACGCTACACAAGGGGTAACGCGGATACGGCACATTCCGCTTACCGAGTAG
- a CDS encoding Bbp16 family capsid cement protein, with protein sequence MHLDAQNLFSDAQALTATAVSTNHIDLGDTAQPVLSPVKLTRDIGGGYDIPLLVQVVEDFADGTSVTVQVQVAAANSFASAKVVAASPAVPVAQLKAGFKFPVPVIPFGADQRFMRLNYVVAGTPTAGKITAGIAAGLQTNG encoded by the coding sequence ATGCATCTCGACGCACAAAACCTGTTCTCGGACGCGCAGGCCCTGACCGCCACGGCCGTCTCGACGAACCACATCGATCTGGGCGACACTGCGCAGCCGGTGCTGTCTCCGGTCAAGCTGACCCGCGACATCGGCGGCGGTTACGATATTCCGCTGCTGGTTCAAGTGGTCGAGGACTTCGCGGACGGCACCAGCGTCACGGTGCAGGTGCAGGTCGCGGCGGCCAACAGCTTCGCCAGCGCGAAGGTTGTGGCGGCTTCGCCGGCTGTGCCCGTTGCGCAGCTCAAGGCCGGCTTCAAGTTCCCGGTCCCGGTCATCCCGTTCGGCGCAGATCAGCGTTTCATGCGGCTGAACTATGTAGTGGCGGGCACTCCGACCGCCGGCAAGATCACCGCCGGCATCGCGGCGGGGCTCCAGACCAATGGCTGA
- a CDS encoding major capsid protein: protein MAELNVKNPGLVDILSRTDPDGKISNIIELAEKSNPILKDAVFTECNDGTKHQHVIRTGIPEPAFRRYNAGVKQGKTTTAKVVDTTGMVEEFSVVDEALAKLNGNEAAFRASEMSGLIEGFNQFMSRNMIYGSTAVTPDGFMGLDVRYDDPAVASGRQLINAGGNGSDNTSIWFVTWGPRATTLLYPKGSAAGLSHKDMGAQLWDAQDGSGKFRALVDHLKWDMGLSVGDWRGNARICNIDVSALTKDAATGADLLDLMIDAEEIIDTASRVGIDSKGNLVEGKTVIYVGRTVAKFLRKQALNKKNVQLRVEEVAGERVTMWGDMPVRRLDAISNAEAAITFPS, encoded by the coding sequence ATGGCCGAGCTGAACGTTAAGAATCCGGGCCTTGTCGATATCCTGTCGCGCACGGACCCGGACGGCAAGATCTCCAACATCATCGAGCTTGCCGAGAAGTCGAACCCCATTCTCAAGGATGCGGTGTTCACCGAGTGCAACGACGGCACCAAACACCAGCACGTCATCCGCACGGGCATCCCGGAACCGGCGTTCCGCCGCTATAACGCGGGCGTCAAGCAGGGCAAGACCACCACCGCCAAGGTCGTGGACACTACCGGCATGGTCGAGGAGTTCTCGGTCGTGGACGAGGCGCTGGCCAAGCTGAACGGCAACGAGGCGGCATTCCGTGCCTCCGAGATGTCGGGCCTGATCGAGGGCTTCAACCAGTTCATGTCCCGCAACATGATCTACGGCTCCACGGCGGTCACGCCCGACGGGTTCATGGGGCTGGACGTTCGCTATGATGACCCTGCTGTCGCCTCTGGCCGCCAGCTCATCAACGCGGGCGGCAACGGATCGGACAATACCTCGATCTGGTTTGTAACCTGGGGGCCGCGCGCCACCACGCTGCTGTATCCCAAGGGTTCGGCGGCCGGCCTGTCCCACAAGGATATGGGCGCGCAGCTTTGGGACGCGCAGGATGGCAGCGGCAAGTTCCGCGCTCTGGTCGACCACCTGAAATGGGACATGGGCCTGTCGGTGGGCGACTGGCGCGGCAACGCCCGGATCTGCAACATCGACGTGTCGGCGCTGACCAAAGACGCCGCCACCGGTGCGGACCTGCTGGACCTGATGATTGACGCCGAGGAAATCATCGACACGGCCAGCCGCGTGGGCATCGACAGCAAGGGCAACCTCGTCGAGGGCAAGACCGTCATCTATGTCGGCCGCACCGTGGCAAAGTTCCTGCGCAAGCAGGCGCTGAACAAGAAGAACGTCCAGCTGCGTGTTGAGGAAGTCGCGGGCGAGCGTGTCACCATGTGGGGCGACATGCCGGTGCGCCGACTGGACGCGATCAGCAACGCCGAAGCGGCAATCACCTTCCCGAGCTAA
- a CDS encoding Bbp19 family protein produces MTERLAEIMAERRALEVRQAWDTVLRTREGRLVIWSILERCYPFAQTHHGNEMDGWRAGQREVGLMILNERIFPHDVGTFAAMQTEHAELMDRIQLAAEQQAEREQADE; encoded by the coding sequence ATGACGGAACGCCTTGCCGAAATCATGGCAGAGCGCCGGGCGCTGGAGGTCCGGCAAGCATGGGATACCGTGCTGCGGACCCGCGAGGGCCGTCTGGTTATCTGGTCGATCCTCGAACGCTGCTACCCGTTTGCCCAGACCCATCACGGCAACGAGATGGACGGCTGGCGCGCGGGTCAGCGCGAGGTCGGGCTGATGATCCTGAACGAACGCATCTTCCCGCATGACGTGGGCACCTTTGCCGCCATGCAGACCGAACACGCCGAGCTGATGGATCGCATCCAGCTCGCCGCAGAACAGCAAGCCGAAAGGGAACAAGCTGATGAGTGA